Part of the Sphingobium lignivorans genome is shown below.
GTCTTCTTCCTCGACGATCCCGCGCGCGTCGACATGGCCCGGCTCGGCCCGCTGATCGAGACCGATCCGCTTTTCCCGCGCCGCGTGAACGTCAATTTCGCGCATCTCGTGGATGACGACCATATCCGCCTCACCGTGTGGGAGCGTGGCGCGGGCTTCACGCGCGCCTGCGGCACCGGCGCCTGCGCCACCGCCATCGCCGCCATTCGCCGCAAGCTTGCGCACGGCCCGGTGCGCGTGACGCTCGAAGGCGGCGACCTGCTCATCGACTGGACGCCGGGCGGTCACATCACGATGACAGGCCCTGCCGTCCATGTGTTCGACGGCGTGCTGGACCCGGGCAGCTTCACTGCCACGCCATGAGCGGCGCCAGCATCATCACGCTCGGCTGCCGGCTCAACATCGCGGAAAGCGAAGCCATCCGCCAGCAGCTCGGCGATGCGGACGACCTGATCGTGGTGAACAGCTGCGCCGTCACCGGCGAGGCGGTGCGCCAGACGCGGCAGGCGATTCGCCGCGCGCACCGGGACCGCCCCGAGGCGCGCATCGTCGTGACCGGCTGCGCGGCGCAGACCGATCCCGCCATGTTCGCCGCGATGCCGGAAGTCTCGCGCGTCGTCGGCAATGCCGAGAAAGCCCTCTTCGCGGAGGCCGTCCGAGACGAGGCGCCGGTGCGCGTGGCCGACATCATGACCGTGGCCCGGCAGGCGCCGCAGATGGTCTCCGCCTTCGCCGAGCGCGTGCGGGCCTTTGTCGTCGTGCAGAATGGCTGCGACCACCGCTGCACATTCTGCATCATCCCTTATGGGCGCGGGCCGAGCCGGTCCGTGCCGGCCGGATCGATCGTGGAGCAGGTTGCCCTGCTGGTCGCGCAGGGCGTGCAGGAAGTGATCCTGACCGGCGTGGACGTGACCAGCTACGGCCCCGACCTGCCCGGCAGCCCGACACTGGGCGCGCTGGTCGAGCGCATCCTGCGCCATGTACCGGCGCTGCCCCGACTGCGCCTCTCCTCGCTCGACGGGGTGGAAATCGACGAGCGGCTCTTCGAGCTGATCGCGAGCGAGCCCCGGCTGATGCCGCATGTGCACCTCTCCCTGCAGGCCGGGGACGACATGATCCTCAAGCGGATGAAGCGGCGCCACAGCCGCGCGCAGGCCATCGACCTCGCCGACCGCCTGCGCGCGCGGCGGCCGGACATCGCCATCGGCGCGGACATCATCGCCGGCTTCCCGACCGAGGACGAGGCGATGTTCGAACGCAGCCTCTCGCTGGTGCGGGACTGCGGCATCGTCCATGGCCATGTCTTCCCTTATTCGCCGCGCGAAGGCACGCCCGCCGCGCGCATGCCGCAGCTGGACAAGCCGGTGATCCGGGACCGCGCGGCGCGGCTGCGGGACGCCTGCGCGCAGGCGCGCACGGACTGGCTGCGTTCGCTGGTCGGCAGCCGCCAGCGCGTGCTGGTCGAGACCAGCGGCCTTGCGGGCCATGGCGAGAGCTTCGCTCCGGTGCGGTTCACCGCGCCACAGCCGGTCGGCGAAATTGTCGAGGCATGCATCACGGGACTTGAGGACGGCGCGCTCATCGCGCATGGACAGGCGCATGGCTGAACTTTCCTGGCGCGAGCGCCTCTTTGGCGGCTTCAAGCGCACATCCGACCGGCTTGGCGAAAGCGTCTCCGGCATCTTCGGCAAGGCCGCGCTCGACGAGCAGACGCTCGATGAGCTGGAGGAAGCGCTCTACACGACCGATCTGGGCCCGGCCATGGCGGCGCGCATTCGCGACCGGCTCGCCGAAGGCCGCTTCAACCGGGAACTCACCGAGGAATATCTGCGCGAGATCCTCGCCGAGGAAATCGAGAAGGTGCTGGTCCCCGTCGCCAAGCCGATCGAGATCGAGGCGTTCCCGCGCCCGCAGGTGATCCTGGTCATCGGCGTCAACGGCTCGGGCAAGACCACGACCATCGCCAAGCTCGCCCATCTGTTCCAGGAACAGGATTATGGCGTCATGCTGGCAGCGGGCGACACGTTCCGCGCGGCGGCCATCGGCCAGCTCAAGGTCTGGGCGGACCGGCTCGGCGTGCCGATCGTCACCGGGCCGGAAGGCGGGGATGCGGCCGGCGTCGTGTTCGACGCGGTGAAGCAGGCCACGGCGCAGGGCATCGACGTGCTCATCGTCGACACGGCCGGGCGTCTCCAGAACAAGACCGAGCTGATGGACGAACTCGCCAAGATCAGGCGCGTGCTCGGCCGCCTGAACCCGGCCGCGCCGCATGACGTGGTGCTGGTGCTGGACGCGACGACCGGGCAGAACGCCCTCTCGCAGATCGAGATCTTCCGGGACGTGGCGCATGTCACCGGCCTCGTCATGACCAAGCTGGACGGCACGGCGCGCGGCGGCGTGCTCGTGGCGGCGGCGGAGAAATTCGGCCTGCCTATCCATGCCATTGGCGTGGGCGAGAAGATCGACGATCTGCGGCCCTTCGAACCGGCCGAACTGGCGCGGGCCATTGCGGGAGCAGCTTATGCACGGTGACGGACGCGAGCCGCACGGCGTGGACGTGACGATCGACTCAGCGCCGGTCGCACCGGGCCCGAAAGGCGAAGGCTGGCTGCCGATGGCGCTCGACTTCGGTCCGCTGCTCGTCTTCTTCCTCGCCACCAAGTTCATCGGCATGTTCGCCGGCACCGCCGCCTTCATGGTGGCGATCCTCATCGCGGTGGTGGTGAGCAAGTGGCGGCTCGGCCGTGTCTCGCCGATGCTCTGGCTCTCGGCGATCCTGGTGACCTTCTTCGGCGCGCTGACGCTCTATTTCCACGACCCCGCCTTCATCCAGGCCAAGCCGACCATCATCTACGCCTTCTTCGCGCTGATGCTGCTGGGTGGATGGATGCGCGGGCGGCCGCTGCTGCGCTATCTGCTCCAGTCCGCCTATAACGGCCTGACCGAGACCGGCTGGCTCAAGCTCTCGCGCAACTGGGGGCTCTTCTTCGCCGTGCTGGCCGTCGCCAACGAAGTGATGCGCGCGACACTGAGCTTCGACAGCTGGCTCGCGGTCAAGGTGTGGGGCGTCACCATCATCTCGATGGTCTTCGCCATGGCCAACCTGCCGATGCTGATGAAGCACGGCCTCGACCTTGGCGATGGCAAGTCCTCCTGAGCCCCGCCGGGCCATACCGGAGCCGGAGCGAAGAGATCGTTCGCGTTCAGTCCGGCGTGTCGGGTGCGGCGGCGCGGTGCCAGTCATAAGCGCGCGTGACGCGGGTCGCGATCATCCGGTACGAGTCATACCAGCGCGCCCGGCCGACATCGCGGGTGGCGGCATGCTCGGCATGCGCTCGCCAGGCGCGCGCGCTCGCCTCGTCCGCCCAGTAGCTGACGGTGATGCCAAGGCCATCGGCGCCGCGCGCGCTGTCCATGCCGAGATAGCCCGGCTGGCGCGCAGCCAGCGCCGCCATGGCCGCCCCGGCGCGCTCATAGCCGGCCTCGTCCGCCTCCGTGCGCTGCGAGACGAAAATCACCGCGACCGCGTCCTTCGGGGGCAAATCGCCCGGTGCCATGCTCATGTTAATCTCCTGCGCGCAACGTCTTTGCCAGTCGTGCGTTCTTTTGTCACCCGTCGCACATGGGAGACCCTGACTAGATGACCGCAGCAGAGCGCATCGCTTCGCCCGGCCTGTTTTTCGCCAAACAGTTCCTGCGCCATCCCCGGATGATCGGCTCGGCCATTCCGACCTCCTCGATCGCGATCCGGGCCCTGCTCGATCCCGTCGACTGGGCATCGGCGCGCGTCGTGGTCGAATATGGCCCCGGCACCGGCGTGTTCACGCGGGCGCTGCTGGCCCGGCTCTCCCCTCATGCGCGCCTGATCGCCATCGATACAAACCCGGTGTTCGTCAATTATCTGCGCGACTCCCTGAAGGACGAGCGGCTGACCTGCGTGGAAGGATCGGCGGCCGACGTGGGCAATATCCTCATGGACCTGGGTCTTGAAGCGGCGGATTATATCGTCTCCGGCCTCCCCTTCTCGACCCTGCCGGACGGTGTGGGTGACGAGATCATGGACGCGACGCAGCGCGCCATCGCGCCGGGCGGCGCGTTCCTCGTCTACCAATATTCCAATTTCGTGCTGCCTTATCTGAAGGCGCGCTTCTCGCGTGTCGACGTCGATCGCGTCTGGCGATGCATCCCGCCCGCGCAGCTCTTCTGGGCTCGGAAGGAGGCGGCAGCCGTCAGCGTTTGCGGCGAGAGTTTAGCCGCCGAGTGACGGTGTAATCCAGCACGCCGACCAGCAGATATTGCAAGGACCAGATGAAACGCTGCAGCGGCCCCGCCATGTAGCGGTGGACCCGCGCGTCGATCTCGTCGCTATCCGCCGCGAGCCGGTCCACCAGCGCGCGCGCTTCGGCGGCGAAGGCGGCATCCTCAATGCGCAGCATCAGCTCGAGATTGATGAACAGGCTGCGCATGTCGAAATTGGCCGAGCCGACATAAACGATATCGTCGATGACGATCAGCTTCATGTGGAGCTTCTGCGGCCGATATTCGAAGATGCGCACGCCGCCGCGCAGCAGCCGCTTGTAGAGATGCCGCGCGGCGCCGATGGTCGCGCTGTTGTCCGAGCGCATCGGTGCGATCAGCCGCGCGCAGCCGCGCCGCGCGACGCCATTGATCCGCTTGATCATGCCCCGGCTGGGCGAGAAATAGGCAGCGACGAGGTCCAGCCGCTCGCCTTTCTCCAGATCCGCCTTCACATGGCGCGTCCAGCTGTTGAGATAGCGGGTGGGACCGCCGATGAGCCAGCGCGCCTCCCCCGTTCCCGGTTTCCAGTCGCGCACCAGCTGCCGCAGCCGGCGAAAGCGCTGCGGGCTGTCGATGGTCCAGTCCGCCAGCGCATCGAACCAGTGCTGCAACGCGCCGGCGAGCGGCCCGCGCACCATCATCCCGAGATCGCACCAGGCGAGTTCCTCAGTCCATGAACCGAAATAGGATTTCTCGCAGTTGAAGCCGCCGATCAGCGCGTGCCGGCCATCGGCGATCGCCATCTTCTGGTGATTACGGATCAGATAGCGGGTGGTGCGATGCGCCCCGAAGCGGGCAAAGCGCGCGCCGGCCTCCCGGAGCGGCGCGAAGACCGAATCCGGCGTCGTCGCGGTGCCGAACGCATCGACAATGAGCGTCACCGCGACATGCCGGTTGCATGCCTCCACCAGCGCATCGATCACCTGCTGGCTGCACTCGTCCCGACCGAAGATATAATAGAAGATGTCGAGCCGCTCGCGCGCCCCCGCGATAAGCCCGAGCAGGGCCTCGAGGCGCTCGACGCCGCCCGGGATGAGGGTGAGGCTGTTTCCTTCAACCACATGACGGATCGGCTCTGCCGCGACCTCGATACTCGGATTGCCTGACTCCATCCGCCCTTCATGGCCCATGCGCTGAGCCTTGCCAATCGCTCTCCCCTCGACGAGAGTGGGACGGGGAAATGGGGATCGAGGGGGCGTGACAAGAATTATGGGCAGGAAAATGCGTGCGGCAGCAGCGGCACTGCTGGCGCTCGGCCTGACGGCGCCGGCCCTCCAGGCGAGCCCGTCCCCCACAGCCAATGACGAGCAGAGCTTCGTGAGCGCACTGGGAGAGGCGGCGGGCCGCGAGGATTGCCCGGCCATCATGACGTTGCTCGACGGCCGGTTCCGGCGCGACGATCTGGCGCGCGTTCCGTTGCCGGTCCTGTCCCAATATGTCCAGCTGGGCTGGTCATGCGCGCAGACCCTGGAGAATGATGGCCATCTGGGCGATTGGGTAGCCCGCGCGGTGGCGCTGGGCGCGCGCGACCGGGACCTGCTCTACCTTCACCTCAAATATAGTTTCGAAGCCGATCATCTGGAAGAAACCCTCCGCACCCTCGCCTTGCTACGGGACAGCGACCCGGAGGGGCTCAACAGGGCGAACCTGTCATGGCTTGCACGGGTCGACGACCGCCTGAAGGAAAAATCGCTGACCAACGAGCGGCTGACCCTGCTCGCTCTTATCTCCGCCGAGAGCTTCGCCCCGCATGAGACGCTTGGCCGCGCGGATTATTTCCTCAGGCGCTTCGCCATGTTGTTGGCCGAGCA
Proteins encoded:
- the ispZ gene encoding septation protein IspZ, whose product is MHGDGREPHGVDVTIDSAPVAPGPKGEGWLPMALDFGPLLVFFLATKFIGMFAGTAAFMVAILIAVVVSKWRLGRVSPMLWLSAILVTFFGALTLYFHDPAFIQAKPTIIYAFFALMLLGGWMRGRPLLRYLLQSAYNGLTETGWLKLSRNWGLFFAVLAVANEVMRATLSFDSWLAVKVWGVTIISMVFAMANLPMLMKHGLDLGDGKSS
- a CDS encoding antibiotic biosynthesis monooxygenase family protein, producing the protein MSMAPGDLPPKDAVAVIFVSQRTEADEAGYERAGAAMAALAARQPGYLGMDSARGADGLGITVSYWADEASARAWRAHAEHAATRDVGRARWYDSYRMIATRVTRAYDWHRAAAPDTPD
- the mtaB gene encoding tRNA (N(6)-L-threonylcarbamoyladenosine(37)-C(2))-methylthiotransferase MtaB, yielding MSGASIITLGCRLNIAESEAIRQQLGDADDLIVVNSCAVTGEAVRQTRQAIRRAHRDRPEARIVVTGCAAQTDPAMFAAMPEVSRVVGNAEKALFAEAVRDEAPVRVADIMTVARQAPQMVSAFAERVRAFVVVQNGCDHRCTFCIIPYGRGPSRSVPAGSIVEQVALLVAQGVQEVILTGVDVTSYGPDLPGSPTLGALVERILRHVPALPRLRLSSLDGVEIDERLFELIASEPRLMPHVHLSLQAGDDMILKRMKRRHSRAQAIDLADRLRARRPDIAIGADIIAGFPTEDEAMFERSLSLVRDCGIVHGHVFPYSPREGTPAARMPQLDKPVIRDRAARLRDACAQARTDWLRSLVGSRQRVLVETSGLAGHGESFAPVRFTAPQPVGEIVEACITGLEDGALIAHGQAHG
- a CDS encoding phospholipase D-like domain-containing protein, whose protein sequence is MESGNPSIEVAAEPIRHVVEGNSLTLIPGGVERLEALLGLIAGARERLDIFYYIFGRDECSQQVIDALVEACNRHVAVTLIVDAFGTATTPDSVFAPLREAGARFARFGAHRTTRYLIRNHQKMAIADGRHALIGGFNCEKSYFGSWTEELAWCDLGMMVRGPLAGALQHWFDALADWTIDSPQRFRRLRQLVRDWKPGTGEARWLIGGPTRYLNSWTRHVKADLEKGERLDLVAAYFSPSRGMIKRINGVARRGCARLIAPMRSDNSATIGAARHLYKRLLRGGVRIFEYRPQKLHMKLIVIDDIVYVGSANFDMRSLFINLELMLRIEDAAFAAEARALVDRLAADSDEIDARVHRYMAGPLQRFIWSLQYLLVGVLDYTVTRRLNSRRKR
- the ftsY gene encoding signal recognition particle-docking protein FtsY, producing MAELSWRERLFGGFKRTSDRLGESVSGIFGKAALDEQTLDELEEALYTTDLGPAMAARIRDRLAEGRFNRELTEEYLREILAEEIEKVLVPVAKPIEIEAFPRPQVILVIGVNGSGKTTTIAKLAHLFQEQDYGVMLAAGDTFRAAAIGQLKVWADRLGVPIVTGPEGGDAAGVVFDAVKQATAQGIDVLIVDTAGRLQNKTELMDELAKIRRVLGRLNPAAPHDVVLVLDATTGQNALSQIEIFRDVAHVTGLVMTKLDGTARGGVLVAAAEKFGLPIHAIGVGEKIDDLRPFEPAELARAIAGAAYAR
- a CDS encoding class I SAM-dependent methyltransferase encodes the protein MTAAERIASPGLFFAKQFLRHPRMIGSAIPTSSIAIRALLDPVDWASARVVVEYGPGTGVFTRALLARLSPHARLIAIDTNPVFVNYLRDSLKDERLTCVEGSAADVGNILMDLGLEAADYIVSGLPFSTLPDGVGDEIMDATQRAIAPGGAFLVYQYSNFVLPYLKARFSRVDVDRVWRCIPPAQLFWARKEAAAVSVCGESLAAE